Proteins found in one Alicyclobacillus cycloheptanicus genomic segment:
- the prmA gene encoding 50S ribosomal protein L11 methyltransferase, producing the protein MQWWQVEFEIPNEAAEAAAALLGDWPEVGGVMLEGQHAGAMHPEFGEWYELPPRETDDVTVTVYVPQHLAEPDIALRVQAVLDRIESADLAVGPARTSLRTQLVDPEAWENAWKEQFHAMPVGKRLMVVPKWEAPAAPWRETQRLPVIIEPGMAFGTGLHATSQLCLEALEHADVAGQVLLDVGCGTGILSIAGARLGAKTVYAVDLDPVAVTAARANVADNQLADVVDVREGNLLSTAPNLMYDVIVANLLRDPVIALTPQAAKQLRPGGRYITSGYVDTQADAVRAALLAAGLHVTDVLQRDDWVAIVAERPA; encoded by the coding sequence TTGCAGTGGTGGCAAGTGGAATTCGAAATCCCCAATGAGGCCGCGGAAGCGGCCGCCGCTTTATTAGGCGACTGGCCGGAGGTGGGCGGCGTGATGCTGGAGGGTCAGCACGCCGGCGCGATGCATCCGGAATTTGGCGAGTGGTACGAACTGCCGCCGCGGGAGACGGACGATGTGACGGTGACGGTGTACGTGCCGCAGCATCTAGCGGAGCCAGACATCGCTCTGCGGGTGCAGGCCGTGCTGGACCGCATTGAATCGGCCGATCTGGCTGTGGGTCCCGCACGAACGTCGCTGCGCACACAGCTGGTCGACCCGGAAGCGTGGGAGAATGCGTGGAAGGAGCAGTTTCACGCAATGCCGGTGGGCAAGCGGCTGATGGTGGTGCCGAAGTGGGAAGCACCCGCCGCGCCCTGGCGCGAGACACAGCGGCTGCCTGTCATCATTGAGCCAGGCATGGCCTTTGGCACGGGCTTGCACGCGACCTCGCAGCTGTGTCTGGAGGCGCTCGAGCACGCGGACGTGGCAGGACAGGTGCTGCTCGATGTCGGGTGTGGGACAGGCATTCTCTCGATTGCGGGTGCGAGGCTCGGCGCCAAGACTGTGTATGCGGTCGATCTCGATCCCGTCGCCGTCACCGCAGCCAGGGCGAACGTCGCGGACAACCAGCTGGCCGATGTGGTCGACGTGCGCGAAGGCAACCTGTTGTCAACTGCGCCCAACCTGATGTACGACGTCATTGTCGCGAACTTGCTGCGCGATCCGGTGATTGCCCTGACACCGCAGGCGGCCAAGCAGCTGCGTCCTGGCGGGCGTTACATCACGTCCGGGTACGTCGACACGCAGGCGGACGCGGTCCGGGCAGCGCTCCTGGCGGCTGGGCTGCACGTGACAGATGTCTTGCAGCGGGACGACTGGGTTGCCATCGTGGCGGAGCGGCCCGCATGA
- a CDS encoding RsmE family RNA methyltransferase, producing the protein MNRRVFTNESVGPGQVMNVTGEKGHHFARVLRLRDGEALVVAAANGPHAAVVTSVDAKRGEVTLQIGDPVERRDPAVPVYLVQSFAKGDKVDDVVEKCTELGVAGFCVLPTQRSIGQLTGERLTARLARWRRIAAEAAGQAQRDAVPSVDWYPGLSALDGYLEDVQPGLLLLLDEQETTCGIRTALKEALTQSAPLRSVVLMVGPEGGWDERERAWLRQAGAQSITIGQRILRTETSGLVAASAVLYEIGELGG; encoded by the coding sequence ATGAACCGGCGCGTCTTCACGAACGAATCGGTTGGCCCCGGGCAGGTCATGAACGTGACGGGCGAAAAGGGACACCACTTTGCGCGGGTCCTGCGGCTGCGCGACGGGGAGGCGCTGGTTGTGGCAGCGGCGAACGGGCCGCATGCTGCCGTCGTCACGTCGGTCGATGCGAAGCGAGGCGAAGTGACACTGCAAATTGGCGATCCGGTCGAGCGCCGCGATCCGGCGGTGCCTGTGTACCTCGTGCAGTCGTTCGCGAAAGGCGATAAGGTGGACGACGTCGTGGAAAAGTGCACGGAGCTCGGCGTGGCGGGGTTCTGCGTCTTGCCCACGCAGCGCAGCATCGGCCAGCTCACGGGTGAGCGGCTGACCGCCCGCCTGGCGCGCTGGCGCCGCATTGCGGCAGAGGCGGCCGGCCAGGCACAGCGCGATGCGGTTCCGTCCGTCGACTGGTATCCGGGGTTATCAGCGCTGGACGGGTATCTGGAGGACGTGCAGCCGGGCTTGCTCCTCTTGCTCGACGAACAGGAGACGACGTGCGGCATTCGCACGGCGCTGAAAGAGGCACTGACGCAGTCTGCACCGCTTCGCTCGGTGGTCCTGATGGTGGGCCCGGAGGGCGGCTGGGACGAACGTGAACGCGCGTGGCTGCGGCAGGCCGGCGCGCAGTCCATCACGATTGGCCAGCGGATTTTGCGCACGGAAACATCCGGGCTCGTCGCCGCGAGTGCCGTGTTGTACGAGATCGGTGAACTAGGGGGCTGA